A region of the Streptomyces sp. NBC_00442 genome:
CTACGCGATGGCCGTGCCCGCCTCGGTGATGACCTGGGTCGGCCTCGGCCTGATCAGCGCGGGCACCGGCCTGCTGAAGCCCAACGTCGCCACCATGGTCGGCAAGCTCTATCGCACCGACGACGAGCGGCGCGACGCCGGATTCGCGCTCTACTACATGGGCATCAACATCGGCGCCTTCCTCGGCCCGCTGGTCACCGGCTGGCTCGGCGACCACGAGGGCTGGCACTGGGGGTTCTCGGCGGCCGCGATCGGCATGACGTTCGGCCTGATCCAGTACGTCCTCGGCCGGCGCCACCTGGCCGGACGCAAGCACGCGGCCGAATACGCCCTGCCGCCCGAGGGCCTGCGCCGCGCGGTGCGCCTGATGGTCCTCGGCGCCGTGATCGTGGCGGCGCTCGCCGTGCTCCTTTCGCTCGGCGGCTGGCTGACGATGGGCCGCTTCGTCGACCTGCTGACGCTGATCTCGGTGATCGCTCCGGTGGTCTACTTCGCGGTGATGTTCGCGAGCCCCCGCGTGAGCGCCGAGGAACGCGGCCGCCTTCGGCCGTACGTGGTCCTGTTCCTGGCCTCGGTCGCCTTCAACTTCATCCTGTTCCAGGCCTACTCGACGATGATGCTGCTGGCCTCCACCAACGCCGAGACGACCATCCTCGGTTTCCACTTCCCGGCCAGCTGGTACGCCTCCGCGCTCGGCGCGTTCGAGGTGGCGCTCGCGCCGGTGGTGGCCGCCGTGTGGGCCCGCATGGGACCGCGCCAGCCGCACGCCTCGAACAAGATCGCCTTCGGTGTCGTCCTGGGCGGCCTGTCGTTCCTGCTGATGGTCCTGCCGACCTCGGGTCACTCCAGCGACACGTACAAGATGGCGGCCTGGTGGATCGTCGGCTCGTACCTGCTGCTCGGACTCGGCGACATCCTGCTCGAAACCTCCGGCATGTCGGCCACCACCAAGCTCGCCCCGCGGGCCTTCTCCAGCCAGACGATGTCGCTCTGGTTCCTCTCCCTCGCGCTGGCCAACGGCATCCAGGCACAGACCGTGAAGGTGTACGGAAAGGTCTCGAACCCGGCGTACTTCGGCGTCAACGGCGCCATCGCGGTGCTCGTCGGCATCGCGGTGATCGTCGCCGCCCCCTGGCTCAAGCGCACCATGCACCCCGTCCACTGAGCACGCACCCTGTTCTCCGAGGTCGTCGCCATGCACATCCGCATCGAATTCCCGTACGAGACGCAGCGCGAGGATGTCCGGATCCCGCTGCCCGACGGCACGCTCCTGTACGCGCGCGTCTGGCGCCCGGTCACCGACGAGCCCGTGCCGGCGCTGCTCGAATACCTCCCCTACCGCCTCACCGACTGGACGGCGCCGCGCGACTGGCAGCGCCACCCCTGGTACGCCGGGCACGGCTACGCCTCCGTACGGGTCGACGTGCGCGGACACGGCTGCTCCCAGGGGCTGCCCGGTGACGAGTACGACGCGACGGAGCTCGCCGACGGTGTCGCGGTCGTCAACTGGCTGGCCCGGCAGCCCTGGTGCACCGGCAAGGTCGGCATGTTCGGCATCTCGTGGGGCGGCTTCAACAGCCTCCAGATCGCCGCGCTCGCGCCCGAACCGCTGAAGGCGATCGTGACGGTCTGCTCGGCCGACGACCGCTACGACAACGACGTGCACTACATGGGCGGTTCGGTGCTCGCCGTGGACATGCACGCCTGGGCGGCGACGATGCTGGCCTTCGTCGCGCGCCCGCCGGACCCCGCGTTCGTCGGGGAAGAATGGCGCGAAATGTGGCTGGAACGGCTCGAAGCGGTGCAGCCGTTCATCCACACCTGGCTCGCCCACCAGACCCGGGACGCCTACTGGAAGCACGGCAGCGTCTGCGAGGATTACGGGGCGATCGACGCGGCCGTCCTCGCGGTGGGCGGCTGGCACGACCCGTACCGCGACACGGTCCTGCGTCTGGTGGAACACCTCCCCGCCGATCGCGTACGCGGTCTCATCGGACCCTGGTCGCACCAGTACCCGGACCGCGGGCTGCCTCCCGGGCCCGCGATCGGCTTCCTCCAGGAGACCCTGCGCTGGTGGGACCACCACCTCAAGGGCGAGGAGACGGGCGTCATGAAGGAGCCGCTGCTGCGCTCCTGGATCAGCGATACGCACCCGCCGGCCACGGTCTACGCGGAGCTTCCGGGGCGCTGGGTGGGCGACCCCGCGTGGCCCTCGCCGCACGTCGCCCCGGTGTCGTACGCGCTGGGCGGCGAGCCGGTCCAGGTGCGCTCGCCGCAGCACACCGGGCTGGACGCCGGGCGCTTCTTCCCCTTCGGCAACGACGCCGACCTGCCTCCGGACCAGCGTGCCGAGGACGCCCACTCGGCCGCCTTCGACTTCCCGGTACCGGCCGACGGCGGCCCCCTGGACATCCTGGGCCGCCCGCGCGTCACCCTCCGCCTGCGCATGGACGTGCCCTTCGGCCAGGCGATCGCGCGCCTGTGCGATGTGGCTCCGGACGGCTCGTCGACGCTGGTCACCCGGGGCGTCCTCAACCTCTCCTCCCGGCACGGCCGGGACCGCGCGGACGCGTGGCCGCTGGGCGCCACGGAAGACGTGGCGTTCCCGCTGAACGGCATCGGGCACGCCTTCCCGCCGGGTCACCGCATCCGGCTCGCGGTGTCCTCGGCGTACTGGCCGTGGATCTGGCCGCAGGCCGACTCGGTGGGCTTCACCCTCGACCCGGCCGGCTCCTCCCTCCAACTCCCCGTACGGGAAAGGACGCCGGACGACACGATCGCCTTCGCCGACCCCGAACAGTCCGAGCCGCTCGGCGTCTCCTACCCGGCCCCGCTGGACGAGCCCCGGCCGGAGCGGCTCGTCGTACGCGACGTGGCGAAGGGCGAGTGGCGCCTCGAAGTCGACCCGCGGTACGGCGGGACCCGGGTGTACCCGGACGGCCTCGAATTCACGGAGGACGCGCAGGAGACGTACGTGATCGAGTCGGAC
Encoded here:
- a CDS encoding CocE/NonD family hydrolase; translated protein: MHIRIEFPYETQREDVRIPLPDGTLLYARVWRPVTDEPVPALLEYLPYRLTDWTAPRDWQRHPWYAGHGYASVRVDVRGHGCSQGLPGDEYDATELADGVAVVNWLARQPWCTGKVGMFGISWGGFNSLQIAALAPEPLKAIVTVCSADDRYDNDVHYMGGSVLAVDMHAWAATMLAFVARPPDPAFVGEEWREMWLERLEAVQPFIHTWLAHQTRDAYWKHGSVCEDYGAIDAAVLAVGGWHDPYRDTVLRLVEHLPADRVRGLIGPWSHQYPDRGLPPGPAIGFLQETLRWWDHHLKGEETGVMKEPLLRSWISDTHPPATVYAELPGRWVGDPAWPSPHVAPVSYALGGEPVQVRSPQHTGLDAGRFFPFGNDADLPPDQRAEDAHSAAFDFPVPADGGPLDILGRPRVTLRLRMDVPFGQAIARLCDVAPDGSSTLVTRGVLNLSSRHGRDRADAWPLGATEDVAFPLNGIGHAFPPGHRIRLAVSSAYWPWIWPQADSVGFTLDPAGSSLQLPVRERTPDDTIAFADPEQSEPLGVSYPAPLDEPRPERLVVRDVAKGEWRLEVDPRYGGTRVYPDGLEFTEDAQETYVIESDDPLSARTRSQWHVRLHRPELGWDVSVDTRSEITCDAADFVTSDEVVCREGDEVVFHRTWQRRIPREAG
- a CDS encoding peptide MFS transporter, which codes for MAETPEEPAADQPPPQDDHALFGQPRGLVTLSGLEVWERFSFLGMQAILVLYFADSVAHGGMGMSAGTAASVSAAYGTLVYLVSVAGGWLADRILGSYRAVLYGGILIACGHYAMAVPASVMTWVGLGLISAGTGLLKPNVATMVGKLYRTDDERRDAGFALYYMGINIGAFLGPLVTGWLGDHEGWHWGFSAAAIGMTFGLIQYVLGRRHLAGRKHAAEYALPPEGLRRAVRLMVLGAVIVAALAVLLSLGGWLTMGRFVDLLTLISVIAPVVYFAVMFASPRVSAEERGRLRPYVVLFLASVAFNFILFQAYSTMMLLASTNAETTILGFHFPASWYASALGAFEVALAPVVAAVWARMGPRQPHASNKIAFGVVLGGLSFLLMVLPTSGHSSDTYKMAAWWIVGSYLLLGLGDILLETSGMSATTKLAPRAFSSQTMSLWFLSLALANGIQAQTVKVYGKVSNPAYFGVNGAIAVLVGIAVIVAAPWLKRTMHPVH